The Deltaproteobacteria bacterium genomic interval CTACGAAGACAATCTCTCCCGCGAGCATGAGGTTTTTGATCATGAAAAAAATGAAAGGGTTTCCGGTTTTCTTTCGATGGCGGGGGGAAAACTTTCCTCTTACCGGGAGATGGCGGAGGAGGCGACCGATCTCGTCTGCAAAAAATTAAAGGTAATTGCGGTCTGCCAGACTCATCTGGTCCCGTTGCCCGGCGGTGAATCACTGCCAGACCCGCACGCGCTGGCCCAAAAATTCAAGCTCGATCCTTATGCCGCCCGTCGGTTGGTTTACCGTCAGGGTCAAAAGGCAGAAGAGATTTTGGAAAAGGCAAAGCCAGACCCTGAAGGGGCCCAGATTTTATGTCCCTGCGAGCCGGTCATGAAAATGGAGGTCAGGCATGTTGTTCAAGAGGAGTGGGCGTTCACACTCTCCGACATTTGCCGTCGGACCCGTCTCGGCCAGGGGCCCTGCCAGGGGGCGCTCTGTCTCGTACCGGCAGTTTCCTGCCTGAGGGAGGAGAGATCACTGACCATGACCCAGGTGGTGGATGAGTTAAAAGAGACCCTGGAACAGGGTTGGAGGGGACGTCGTGTGATTTTAAAAGGGACGCAGTTGGCGCAGGAAGAGATCAATCAGACGATTTATAAGGGGGTGCTTCGGGTGTCCGAGTGGGGTGGCGATCAATGAGTCAACGGGTTGTCATCATCGGTTCAGGGTTGGCTGGGGCGGCGGCAGTGGTTGCCGCGAGAAAATCGGGGGCAGAGGTTGTTCTGATCCCCGGAAGGCCCGGGGCGACCTCTCTTTCCTCCGGGGCGTGGGATTTGGCCGCCCCGTTTCTTTCCCAACCGGACGGCCGGTGGGACGAAATGGAAACGACCGCTGAGATTCTCAAGAAAATCTTTCACCATGATGGAGAGCATCCGTACCGATTGTTCGGAGAGTTTGACGAAGGGAGCCAGCGGCTACTGGAAGAGGTCCGGTTATTTCAAAAAGAACTTCCGCTGGAGATGGTGGGGGATGGGGGCCGGACGCAACTGTTGCTGACCCCGCTCGGGACATTGAAAACCACCAACTATTGCCAGAAGACGATGGCGGCGGGGGATCTCCTCTCTCTTCGTGAGGCGCACCTGATGATTGCCGGTTTTCAAGGGAGTCCCTTTTCGCCGTCCCTCGTTCAAAAGGGGTTGCAGGCCTCCCTCCGGTTTCAGAAAGTTCCCTATATAAAGGAGGTGTCGGCCGGGAGGGTTGAACTCCCCGGGGTGGAGGGGAGGAACCTCGGGTCTTTTGAGATCGCTCGTTTTATGGAAGAGAACCATCGGCTGGTCGCCGCCTCTTTGGCCAAGCTCTGTAAAGGAAAGGGTTTCACGCATCTCGCCTTGCCGCCGTTCATCGGTTTGAAAAGAAGCGCTGAACTACTTCGCGAGATGGAGCAGGAGATCGGCCTTCCCTGTTTTGAACTGGCGGCGGTTCCGGTTTCAGTCCCCGGGTTTCGCCTTGGACTCGCATTGAATGAAATGGTTGCGAGTCTTGGTGCGACGATTCAGTCAGGAAGGGTGACCGGATTTTTGGAGGAGAAGCAGAAAATTCGATTCTTGAAGGTACAGCCGGAGCAGGGCCCTGAGATCAAAGTTGACGGGGACCGGTTTGTCCTCGCCACCGGAAAATTTATCGGAGGGGGGATTGAGCGGGAAGAGGAGTTTCGCGAAACGATTTTTGACCTCCCTCTTTTTTGCAAGGGGGAACCGGTTCGAAAGACCTTTATCGGGCGTCTGACGAATGAAAAATTTTTGGACCCGCAACCGGTTTTTTCCGTCGGGCTCCGTTGCGACAGCGACTTTCGACCCCAGGGGGGGGTTGACAACCTTTATGCGGCCGGTTCCCTCCTCGGCGGGTACGACACCACCACCGGCGGGACGAGCGCCGGTGTCGCGATTGCGACCGGGATGGCGGCTGGTAGGAGAGCTTACCAATGAGCCTCAAGACCCTCTACGCCTTTTTCAAGATCGGTTTTCAGCTCCTCCAAAGGATCGGGAAGCGGCTGACCTTTCGGAAATCGCCGCGGCTGGAGCAATTTTTAAAAAACTATCAGGCCGATGGGAT includes:
- the glpB gene encoding anaerobic glycerol-3-phosphate dehydrogenase subunit B, coding for MSQRVVIIGSGLAGAAAVVAARKSGAEVVLIPGRPGATSLSSGAWDLAAPFLSQPDGRWDEMETTAEILKKIFHHDGEHPYRLFGEFDEGSQRLLEEVRLFQKELPLEMVGDGGRTQLLLTPLGTLKTTNYCQKTMAAGDLLSLREAHLMIAGFQGSPFSPSLVQKGLQASLRFQKVPYIKEVSAGRVELPGVEGRNLGSFEIARFMEENHRLVAASLAKLCKGKGFTHLALPPFIGLKRSAELLREMEQEIGLPCFELAAVPVSVPGFRLGLALNEMVASLGATIQSGRVTGFLEEKQKIRFLKVQPEQGPEIKVDGDRFVLATGKFIGGGIEREEEFRETIFDLPLFCKGEPVRKTFIGRLTNEKFLDPQPVFSVGLRCDSDFRPQGGVDNLYAAGSLLGGYDTTTGGTSAGVAIATGMAAGRRAYQ